Proteins encoded in a region of the Flavobacterium sp. PMTSA4 genome:
- a CDS encoding serine hydrolase domain-containing protein codes for MKSTQLYKSILLLFTITLLCSCSKQEKTEDEGVLKVNEDGLPIMQPLQEPLAKLTDKFIADKKFGVSMFFEKTWSEKNDNVSFLVAKNGQIIYENYMGYANKRTDERITDETPLHIASVSKVLTATATLMLVDAKKIKLNQKVNTLIDNFPYPEVTVQTLLNHRSGMKNYAYFTYENNNWDKKKLLTNEDIVKVMVEKNIPLETKTDTHFSYCNTNYAMLALIIEKVTGLTYPEAMREMIFAPLGMKNTFVCEFEKDRENIVPSYKGNNIEIGTDYLDAVYGDKNIYSTPRDLLLFDTARYAPFFLNADLIKKMYQGYSYESKGIRNYGLGIRMSEFEKGEPFYYHNGWWHGNTSSFINLRKEKVTIIVLSNKYTKKTYQAKKLAALFGDYPFKLNDDGED; via the coding sequence ATGAAATCTACTCAACTATACAAATCCATATTACTATTATTTACTATAACGCTGCTATGCTCGTGTTCTAAACAAGAGAAAACAGAAGACGAAGGCGTGCTAAAAGTAAATGAAGATGGATTACCAATAATGCAACCGCTTCAAGAACCTTTAGCTAAATTAACAGATAAGTTTATAGCGGATAAAAAGTTTGGAGTTTCAATGTTTTTTGAGAAAACATGGTCTGAGAAGAATGATAATGTGAGTTTTCTGGTGGCAAAGAATGGTCAAATCATTTATGAAAACTACATGGGTTATGCTAACAAACGTACCGATGAACGCATCACAGATGAAACTCCATTACACATTGCATCGGTTAGTAAAGTATTGACGGCTACGGCAACACTTATGCTTGTTGATGCCAAAAAAATAAAGCTAAACCAAAAGGTAAATACACTTATTGATAACTTTCCTTATCCTGAGGTAACGGTTCAAACGCTGCTTAATCACAGAAGCGGTATGAAGAACTACGCTTACTTTACTTATGAAAACAACAATTGGGACAAGAAAAAGTTGCTGACCAATGAAGACATCGTAAAGGTAATGGTTGAAAAGAATATTCCGCTAGAAACCAAAACGGATACCCATTTTAGCTATTGCAACACCAATTATGCCATGCTGGCTTTGATTATTGAAAAAGTTACCGGTTTGACCTATCCTGAAGCAATGCGCGAAATGATATTTGCACCACTGGGTATGAAAAATACTTTTGTATGCGAATTTGAGAAAGACCGCGAAAACATAGTGCCATCCTACAAAGGAAACAATATAGAAATTGGCACCGATTATCTGGATGCCGTTTATGGCGATAAGAACATCTACTCTACACCACGCGATTTATTGCTTTTTGATACGGCTCGTTATGCTCCTTTTTTCCTTAATGCCGATTTGATTAAAAAGATGTATCAAGGTTATAGCTACGAGAGCAAAGGCATTCGTAATTATGGTCTAGGAATTAGAATGAGTGAGTTTGAAAAAGGAGAACCATTTTATTACCACAACGGTTGGTGGCATGGAAATACTTCTTCTTTCATTAATCTCAGAAAAGAAAAGGTAACCATAATAGTGTTATCTAACAAATACACCAAGAAAACTTATCAAGCGAAGAAACTGGCAGCTTTATTTGGAGATTATCCCTTCAAGCTGAATGATGATGGTGAGGATTAA
- a CDS encoding NAD(P)-dependent oxidoreductase has protein sequence MKFGIIKERKNPPDRRVVFSPEELVELKKTYPNAEVEVESSDIRVFTDEEYTNLGIEVKEDISDCDVFFGVKEIPVDYLIPNKKYFFFSHTIKKQAHNRKLLQAILDKNIELYDHETIVDANNRRLIGFGRYAGLVGTYNGFRGFGIKYDLFNLPKAETLRSKEDLIARIKRHTLPNIKIVVTGHGKVGMGIKEILDGVKIKHVAPEDFLSKNYSQPVYTQIDVLDYNKRKDGEVRDNHDFYDNPQEYVSNFERFTKVADIYIAGHFHGNNAPDILTREMLNAVDNKIKVVADISCDVDGPIACTLKASTIAEPFFGYLPNENKEVPHTHPGSIMVMSVDNLPCELPKDASEGFGHMFMEHVIPAFFNNDADGILARAKITEAGKLTPRFAYLQDYVDGK, from the coding sequence ATGAAATTTGGAATTATAAAAGAACGTAAAAATCCACCCGATAGAAGAGTTGTTTTTTCTCCTGAAGAATTAGTAGAATTAAAGAAAACTTATCCTAATGCTGAGGTAGAAGTGGAGAGTTCGGACATCAGAGTTTTTACAGACGAAGAATACACAAATTTGGGAATTGAAGTAAAAGAAGATATCTCGGATTGTGATGTGTTTTTTGGAGTCAAAGAAATTCCGGTAGATTATTTAATACCAAATAAGAAGTATTTTTTCTTTTCGCATACCATAAAAAAACAAGCACACAATAGAAAACTACTGCAAGCCATACTTGACAAGAATATTGAACTTTATGACCACGAAACTATTGTTGATGCTAACAACCGAAGATTAATAGGCTTTGGTCGTTATGCGGGTTTAGTAGGTACTTATAATGGTTTCAGAGGTTTCGGAATAAAATATGATTTATTTAATTTACCAAAAGCCGAAACACTTAGAAGTAAAGAAGATTTAATAGCAAGAATAAAACGCCACACGTTACCTAACATTAAAATTGTAGTTACAGGTCACGGAAAAGTTGGTATGGGAATTAAAGAAATTCTTGATGGTGTAAAAATAAAACACGTAGCACCAGAGGATTTCTTATCCAAAAACTACTCGCAACCCGTTTACACACAAATTGACGTTCTTGATTACAATAAAAGAAAAGATGGTGAAGTAAGAGATAATCACGATTTTTATGATAATCCGCAAGAGTATGTTTCCAACTTTGAGCGTTTTACAAAAGTAGCAGATATTTATATTGCAGGTCATTTTCATGGTAACAATGCTCCAGACATCTTAACCAGAGAAATGCTAAATGCAGTAGATAATAAAATAAAAGTAGTTGCCGATATCTCTTGTGATGTTGATGGGCCAATTGCTTGTACGCTTAAAGCTTCTACTATAGCAGAGCCATTCTTTGGATATCTACCAAACGAAAACAAAGAAGTTCCTCATACGCATCCAGGTTCAATAATGGTAATGTCGGTTGACAATTTGCCATGCGAATTGCCAAAAGATGCCAGCGAAGGTTTTGGACATATGTTTATGGAACACGTAATTCCGGCTTTCTTCAATAATGATGCGGATGGTATATTAGCCCGAGCAAAAATTACAGAAGCAGGAAAACTAACACCTCGTTTTGCCTATCTGCAAGATTATGTAGATGGAAAATAG
- a CDS encoding glycoside hydrolase family 97 protein, protein MKKLLILGVLLFGFISNAQNVLSPSKNILLTFSLEANGKPTYMVFYKDKPVVTRSNLGLVLKDGTDFTSSFTLENTVSNTFDETWQPVLGEQSSIKNHYNELKVELIQSTSKKKLNIIFKVYDEGIAFRYEFPKQPNLNYFIITDEKTEFNLTGNHKTFWIPGDFSSNEYIYEETLLSEIDTDKVNRNNGIAFQNIKERFRIQSPVQMKTSEGLYINIFEAAVVNYPVMHLDVDVSKYKFTSILAPNPLGDKAYLQAPAVTPWRTIMVSNDARDIVSSKMILNLNEPSKLDDTSWIKPMKYVGVWWEMHVGKSTWDYAGSQNAQTQNNNELVASGKHGATTENTKRYIDFAAKHGFDGVLVEGWNVGWEDWFGNWKEDVFDFTTPYPDFDLKAVNDYAKSKGIKMIMHHETSASVANYERHFDRAMNLMKQYGYSAVKTGYVGKIIPRGEYHDGQTMVNHFNYVVKRMADNKLMVNSHESSRPTGYHRTYPNYIAAEAARGTEFSAWSIGNPPMHETILPFTRLLGGPMDYTPGIFEIKMSAYDKTKKEQVHTTLAKQLALYVTMYSPLQMAADLPENYEKHLDAFQFIKDVPVDWQESKYLEAEPGDYLTVARKDKNSEKWFLGAITDENERNTEIKLDFLSPNKKYKAIIYQDGADADWQNNPKSYVIKTIQVTNKSKIKLHLAKGGGTAISFEPIN, encoded by the coding sequence ATGAAAAAACTTTTGATTTTAGGTGTTTTGCTATTTGGATTTATAAGCAATGCTCAAAACGTACTATCACCATCCAAAAACATTTTGCTTACCTTTTCTTTAGAAGCCAATGGTAAACCAACATACATGGTTTTCTATAAAGACAAGCCTGTAGTTACTCGTAGTAATTTGGGTTTAGTGTTAAAAGATGGAACTGATTTTACCAGCAGTTTTACTTTAGAAAATACTGTAAGTAATACTTTTGACGAAACTTGGCAACCTGTTTTGGGTGAGCAAAGTAGCATAAAAAATCATTACAACGAACTTAAGGTGGAATTGATTCAAAGCACATCAAAGAAAAAGCTCAATATCATATTTAAAGTTTATGATGAAGGCATTGCGTTTCGATATGAGTTTCCTAAACAACCTAACCTTAATTACTTTATCATAACTGATGAAAAAACAGAATTTAATTTGACCGGAAATCATAAAACGTTCTGGATTCCTGGTGATTTTAGTAGTAACGAATACATATATGAAGAAACTTTACTTTCCGAAATTGATACTGACAAAGTCAATAGGAATAATGGTATCGCTTTTCAAAATATCAAAGAACGTTTTAGAATACAATCGCCTGTTCAAATGAAGACTTCTGAAGGGTTGTACATAAATATTTTTGAAGCAGCTGTTGTTAATTATCCTGTAATGCATTTAGATGTTGATGTATCAAAATACAAATTCACATCAATTTTAGCACCTAATCCTTTGGGTGATAAAGCTTATCTACAAGCTCCAGCCGTAACACCATGGCGTACGATTATGGTTAGCAATGATGCAAGAGATATTGTTAGTTCAAAAATGATATTGAATTTAAATGAACCTTCAAAACTGGATGATACTTCTTGGATAAAACCAATGAAATATGTTGGTGTTTGGTGGGAAATGCACGTGGGTAAATCCACTTGGGATTATGCAGGAAGTCAAAATGCCCAAACACAAAATAACAATGAATTAGTAGCCAGCGGAAAGCATGGTGCAACAACCGAGAACACCAAACGATATATTGATTTTGCTGCAAAACATGGTTTTGATGGAGTTCTAGTGGAAGGTTGGAATGTAGGTTGGGAAGATTGGTTTGGAAACTGGAAAGAAGATGTGTTTGATTTCACAACACCTTATCCAGATTTTGATTTGAAAGCAGTAAACGATTATGCTAAATCAAAAGGAATAAAAATGATTATGCATCATGAAACTTCCGCTTCTGTGGCAAACTACGAAAGACATTTTGATAGAGCTATGAATTTGATGAAACAGTATGGTTATTCAGCTGTGAAAACAGGATATGTTGGTAAAATAATTCCTAGAGGTGAATATCATGATGGTCAAACGATGGTTAATCATTTTAATTATGTTGTCAAAAGAATGGCGGATAACAAACTAATGGTGAACTCTCACGAAAGTTCAAGACCAACAGGTTATCACAGAACCTATCCTAATTATATTGCTGCTGAAGCTGCACGCGGAACTGAATTTAGTGCTTGGAGTATTGGAAATCCACCTATGCACGAAACGATTTTACCTTTTACCAGATTATTAGGCGGACCAATGGATTATACTCCTGGAATTTTTGAGATAAAAATGAGTGCATACGATAAAACCAAAAAAGAACAAGTACATACAACATTAGCTAAACAACTTGCATTATATGTAACCATGTATTCACCATTGCAAATGGCTGCCGATTTACCTGAGAATTACGAAAAACATTTAGATGCTTTTCAGTTTATAAAAGACGTACCTGTAGATTGGCAAGAAAGTAAATATTTAGAAGCTGAACCAGGCGATTACTTAACAGTAGCTCGTAAAGACAAGAATTCAGAGAAATGGTTCTTAGGTGCGATTACTGATGAGAATGAAAGAAATACAGAAATCAAATTAGATTTTCTTTCTCCTAATAAAAAGTACAAAGCCATCATTTATCAAGATGGAGCAGATGCTGACTGGCAAAATAACCCAAAATCGTATGTTATAAAAACTATACAAGTTACAAACAAGTCTAAAATTAAATTACATTTGGCAAAAGGAGGTGGAACAGCCATTTCTTTTGAACCAATAAACTAA
- a CDS encoding MFS transporter yields MSTQNLKTNWAQFIPLVTVFFFWGFVAASNDILIPVFKKAFDLTQGQSQLVSVAFYVAYTVGSIIYMIISYLTKGDLINRIGYKNSLALGLVISALGTLLFYPAANTGSFPLMLSGLFIVALGFSLQQTVANPLAIALGPITTGSQRLTMAGGINNLGTTIGPLIVSFAIFGAASSGNTDMSIESVKVPYLILGAAFLLVAVLLKFSSIPDKPQLIAEEEAEATSVRSSALKYPQLVLGMIGIFVYVGVEVSTASNLPAYMETDLGFLTKDIAPFISLYWASLMIGRWTGAVEAFTDNMNKQKILRFIAPYLAFAVFLGVNKFMEHDLSHFYIYALIILVLIFADMASKGNPARMLLIFSFLGIIALLIGMATEGMVSVYAFTSVGLFCSTLWPCIFTLAISGLGKHTSQGSSFLIMMIMGGGIVSWLQGYVADIATIHSSYIVGVACFAYMAFYAWKVKGILSAQGIDFDKKVSGGH; encoded by the coding sequence ATGAGTACTCAAAACCTTAAAACCAATTGGGCACAATTCATTCCTCTTGTGACTGTATTTTTCTTCTGGGGATTTGTTGCGGCCAGTAACGACATTTTAATTCCTGTTTTCAAAAAAGCATTCGATTTAACCCAAGGACAAAGCCAGCTTGTTTCGGTAGCTTTTTATGTAGCATATACCGTCGGATCAATTATCTACATGATTATTTCCTATTTAACCAAAGGCGATTTAATCAATCGAATAGGGTATAAAAACTCTCTTGCATTAGGTTTAGTCATTTCTGCATTAGGAACATTATTATTTTATCCAGCGGCAAATACAGGTTCATTTCCTTTAATGTTATCCGGATTATTTATTGTTGCACTTGGTTTTTCATTACAACAAACCGTTGCCAATCCGTTAGCTATTGCACTTGGACCAATTACTACAGGTTCTCAACGGTTAACTATGGCAGGCGGAATTAACAATTTGGGTACGACTATTGGTCCATTAATTGTAAGTTTTGCAATATTCGGTGCGGCTTCATCTGGCAATACGGATATGAGTATTGAGAGCGTGAAAGTACCTTATTTAATTCTTGGTGCAGCTTTTCTTCTAGTGGCTGTTTTATTAAAGTTTTCATCCATACCAGATAAACCACAATTGATTGCCGAGGAAGAAGCAGAAGCAACTTCAGTAAGAAGTTCGGCTTTAAAATACCCACAATTAGTTTTAGGAATGATTGGAATTTTTGTATACGTTGGAGTAGAAGTGTCAACAGCAAGTAATCTTCCAGCTTATATGGAAACCGATTTAGGGTTTTTGACTAAAGATATTGCGCCATTCATTTCATTGTATTGGGCAAGTTTAATGATTGGCCGTTGGACGGGTGCTGTAGAAGCATTTACTGATAATATGAATAAACAAAAGATACTTCGTTTTATTGCGCCCTATCTAGCATTTGCCGTATTCTTGGGTGTTAATAAATTCATGGAACACGATTTATCTCATTTCTATATTTACGCATTAATCATCTTAGTATTAATTTTTGCCGATATGGCAAGTAAAGGAAATCCAGCCCGAATGTTACTAATCTTTTCGTTCTTAGGAATTATTGCATTGCTAATTGGTATGGCTACCGAAGGTATGGTGAGTGTTTATGCCTTTACCAGCGTTGGATTATTCTGTTCTACACTGTGGCCTTGTATCTTTACACTTGCCATTAGTGGTTTAGGAAAACACACCAGCCAAGGAAGTAGTTTCTTAATTATGATGATTATGGGTGGAGGAATTGTAAGTTGGCTACAAGGTTATGTAGCAGACATTGCAACTATTCATTCTAGTTACATTGTTGGTGTTGCTTGTTTTGCATATATGGCATTCTATGCTTGGAAAGTAAAAGGAATCCTTAGCGCACAAGGAATAGATTTCGACAAAAAAGTTTCAGGAGGACATTAA